The following proteins are encoded in a genomic region of Haloarcula marina:
- a CDS encoding DUF7383 domain-containing protein, which translates to MTYRANYARCSFQQHLGPSADSLDVPWADFTGNVSDPVTFEIPTDAPAEPYIEMQVYDVDEFTHEIHLNDQSLSGFDIAPGDGWQYWMDTIGAEQLQSGENTLRFERDRDTDDAFVVGTAVVHWKEPVE; encoded by the coding sequence ATGACGTACCGTGCTAACTACGCGCGCTGTAGCTTCCAGCAACACCTCGGACCGTCGGCGGACTCCCTTGACGTGCCGTGGGCCGATTTTACCGGAAACGTCAGCGACCCGGTGACCTTCGAGATACCGACCGACGCCCCCGCCGAACCCTACATCGAGATGCAGGTGTACGACGTCGACGAGTTCACCCACGAGATTCACCTGAACGACCAGTCGCTCTCGGGGTTCGACATCGCTCCCGGCGACGGCTGGCAGTACTGGATGGACACCATCGGGGCCGAGCAACTACAGAGCGGGGAGAACACCCTGCGGTTCGAACGCGACCGGGACACCGACGACGCCTTCGTCGTCGGGACGGCCGTCGTCCACTGGAAGGAGCCGGTCGAGTAG